The genome window TAGGAAATATCTGCCGTTCTCCGGCAGCACATGCTGTAATGCAACATCTTGTGGAAGAACGTGGATGTGCTGGGCAGTACGAAATTGATTCGGCTGGAATCGGAAACTGGCACGTTGGACAACTGCCAGACCAACGTATGCGGGAGCATGGCAGACGGCGTGGATATAGTGTAGACCATCATGCCCGCCAGTTTGATGCCCGCACAGACTTTGACCGATTCGACCGGATTGTAGTTATGGACGAGGAAAACTATCGTAATATAACATCACAGGCACCCGATGATGAAGCACGGGAAAAAGTAATCAGAATGGCTGATTACTTCACGCAACATCCTCATTCCACTTGTGTACCAGACCCTTATTATGGTGGACCGGAAGACTTTGAACTTGCGCTTGACCTGATTGAGGACGGCTGTAAAGGAATACTTAATTCATGAATTAGTGCCGTCCGATAAACATTTATAATATAATAATGATCCTAATGAAGTTCTCTTATTGTCCATCACATGTAGTGATTTAAAGGTCTTAGTGCC of Prevotella fusca JCM 17724 contains these proteins:
- a CDS encoding low molecular weight protein-tyrosine-phosphatase: MDITTNKKERILFICLGNICRSPAAHAVMQHLVEERGCAGQYEIDSAGIGNWHVGQLPDQRMREHGRRRGYSVDHHARQFDARTDFDRFDRIVVMDEENYRNITSQAPDDEAREKVIRMADYFTQHPHSTCVPDPYYGGPEDFELALDLIEDGCKGILNS